The following are encoded in a window of Candidatus Methanoperedens sp. genomic DNA:
- a CDS encoding CRISPR-associated protein, which produces MNLIFELKLLSDTLIGSGEGWGANIDSDIVFDDIGLPYIPAKRVKGCLKESAIEIVEMFENSGIKFATNGDIEMLFGKPGQMRSSMFSFPNCYLSDYESNRKWLEWLKTKYQELITKEIILGTFTITRQQTAIDNNGIAKVHSLRTKRVLKKGSNFSGKIECNGIEEHLLCLLSLAVSNLRYMGTNRNRGFGCISCNLFDENNISLNKKYINHISKVI; this is translated from the coding sequence ATGAATTTAATTTTTGAACTTAAACTTCTTTCAGATACTTTAATCGGTTCAGGAGAAGGTTGGGGTGCAAACATAGATAGTGACATAGTTTTTGATGATATCGGATTACCTTATATTCCAGCCAAAAGAGTAAAAGGTTGTCTAAAAGAGTCTGCAATCGAAATTGTTGAGATGTTTGAAAACTCAGGGATAAAATTCGCAACAAACGGTGATATCGAAATGCTATTTGGTAAACCTGGCCAAATGCGTTCAAGCATGTTTTCATTTCCGAATTGTTATTTATCCGATTATGAATCAAATAGAAAATGGCTTGAATGGTTGAAAACAAAATATCAAGAATTAATCACAAAGGAAATTATATTGGGTACTTTTACAATAACAAGACAACAAACAGCTATTGATAATAATGGGATTGCAAAAGTTCATTCATTAAGAACAAAAAGAGTATTGAAAAAAGGCAGTAATTTTTCTGGAAAAATCGAATGTAATGGGATAGAAGAACATTTACTGTGCTTGCTTTCCCTCGCTGTAAGTAATTTGAGATATATGGGCACTAACAGGAACAGGGGTTTTGGATGCATCAGTTGCAACCTTTTTGATGAAAATAATATATCATTAAATAAAAAATATATAAATCATATATCAAAGGTGATATAA
- a CDS encoding TIGR03984 family CRISPR-associated protein, which translates to MKDIGNGLQFRQIKSSISKFNIIEIQDFNSIKSLVKDYFGQKGLCVFYLDYKVLIGKYDGEDFKFYENKEFEPQFIQKMRLFNTDRELFVWKENRNGFRGRLRIDETGNKVDVVDAYQVLWGTKLEFRGEFTEISEERGTKLVLPVKHLKVDNSENRAFILTRNYISYETYDSTYEQAGYEDCRFVSITDKNRNPCGV; encoded by the coding sequence ATGAAAGATATAGGTAACGGGTTACAATTTAGACAAATTAAATCGAGTATATCAAAGTTCAATATCATTGAAATTCAAGATTTCAATTCCATAAAATCGTTAGTCAAAGATTATTTTGGGCAAAAAGGCTTATGTGTTTTTTATCTTGATTATAAGGTGCTGATAGGTAAATATGATGGAGAAGACTTCAAATTTTATGAAAATAAAGAATTTGAACCGCAATTTATTCAAAAAATGAGGTTATTCAACACTGATAGGGAATTATTCGTCTGGAAAGAAAATAGAAATGGATTCAGAGGAAGATTAAGGATCGATGAAACGGGAAATAAAGTAGATGTAGTAGATGCATATCAGGTTTTGTGGGGAACAAAACTGGAATTTAGAGGGGAATTCACTGAAATATCAGAGGAAAGAGGAACGAAATTAGTACTTCCAGTAAAACATCTCAAAGTTGACAACTCTGAAAACAGAGCATTTATTCTAACTCGCAATTACATTTCATATGAAACTTACGACTCCACATACGAGCAAGCCGGATATGAAGATTGTAGATTCGTGTCAATTACGGATAAAAATAGAAACCCATGTGGGGTGTGA
- a CDS encoding TIGR03986 family CRISPR-associated RAMP protein, with protein MWGVNMVYRDKRKKNLNKNQNFLRNNFRPLQKKPDTDSGSKSRNAAENQIKPITHFAHAPYNFVPLNTSIVEGDPKLPQDKYYSDRLSGHIDCDLETLTPIYIRDSLTEDEVRKKIEAKDKSDFFSPADIVRIPGSSIRGMVRSLVEIISWSRFGFFEDKNLYYRSFADISSLRDEYKNNMNPKNEETGRSDYRMSAGYLVREGFEYAIYPAEGKKFERISKNDAMESVRKIGQVYSEFNFYRLPDGRCIIVSGSMPRKKDWIIFKIDKKPEKKIVISEIDIESYEIDENRSDRVPNLLKLCKQDREVPCFYVEWMDKNGEPRVSFGHTGLFRIAYRKTISDHLPPSLVEDNHTKKIDFAHAIFGNTAEDSKDSFSGRVFFEDAKLVDPKINPFLEEKIPKILLGPKPTTFQHYLEQDSTNPKKLKHYNSETLIRGNKFYWHKSGKNWEEDKQNSNKNIETKVKPVKPNIHFRFRIRYENLTENELGALLFALRLPDGCAHKIGMGKPIGLGSVKINPALFIVERDKRYSTLFDNSGWVLAESPKSHEDIKRIASTFEKYILNNIDKYRGNASSLWDTYRLKQLKLLLDVETGKNLEVNGKIGYMNLKDFRYRNILPNPEECVKS; from the coding sequence ATGTGGGGTGTGAACATGGTTTATAGGGATAAAAGAAAAAAAAATCTCAATAAAAATCAGAATTTCCTAAGAAATAATTTTAGACCACTTCAAAAGAAACCTGATACAGATAGTGGTTCAAAATCAAGAAATGCTGCCGAAAATCAAATAAAACCCATTACTCATTTTGCACATGCTCCTTATAATTTCGTACCATTAAATACTTCAATTGTTGAGGGAGATCCGAAATTGCCTCAGGATAAATATTATTCAGATAGATTATCAGGACATATTGATTGCGATCTGGAAACTTTAACTCCAATTTACATACGAGACAGTTTGACTGAAGATGAAGTAAGAAAAAAGATCGAAGCAAAAGATAAATCAGATTTTTTTTCACCAGCAGATATTGTGCGCATACCAGGAAGCAGTATTAGAGGAATGGTACGAAGCCTTGTGGAGATTATAAGCTGGAGCAGATTTGGATTTTTTGAAGATAAGAACCTATACTATCGAAGTTTTGCTGACATAAGCAGTTTGCGTGATGAGTATAAAAATAATATGAATCCTAAAAACGAAGAAACTGGAAGATCAGATTATAGAATGTCTGCAGGATATCTTGTTAGGGAAGGATTTGAATATGCTATTTATCCCGCTGAAGGAAAGAAATTTGAAAGAATAAGCAAAAATGATGCCATGGAATCTGTCCGAAAAATTGGGCAGGTTTATTCTGAATTTAATTTTTATAGATTACCAGATGGCAGATGTATAATCGTCTCTGGTTCAATGCCAAGAAAAAAAGATTGGATTATATTTAAAATTGATAAGAAACCGGAAAAGAAAATTGTAATCTCAGAAATAGATATCGAAAGTTATGAAATTGATGAGAATAGATCTGACAGAGTTCCAAACCTTCTAAAACTATGCAAACAAGATCGAGAAGTTCCATGTTTTTATGTTGAATGGATGGATAAGAATGGAGAACCAAGAGTTTCTTTTGGTCATACAGGGTTATTCCGCATTGCATACAGAAAAACTATCAGTGATCATTTACCACCCTCGCTTGTTGAAGATAATCATACAAAGAAAATTGATTTTGCTCATGCCATCTTCGGAAATACTGCGGAGGATAGCAAAGATTCTTTTTCAGGACGAGTCTTCTTTGAGGATGCCAAGCTTGTTGATCCAAAAATAAATCCTTTTCTTGAAGAGAAGATTCCCAAAATACTATTGGGGCCAAAGCCTACGACTTTTCAACATTATCTAGAACAGGATTCAACTAATCCGAAAAAGCTTAAACATTACAATTCAGAAACATTAATTCGAGGCAACAAGTTCTACTGGCATAAATCAGGTAAGAATTGGGAAGAAGACAAACAAAATTCGAATAAAAATATTGAGACCAAGGTCAAACCTGTTAAACCTAACATACATTTTAGATTCCGCATAAGGTATGAAAATTTGACCGAAAATGAATTGGGAGCATTACTTTTTGCACTAAGACTTCCTGATGGGTGTGCACACAAGATCGGTATGGGTAAGCCTATTGGATTAGGTTCGGTGAAGATCAATCCTGCACTATTTATAGTCGAAAGAGATAAAAGGTACTCGACTCTTTTTGACAATTCTGGATGGGTACTGGCAGAATCTCCAAAAAGTCATGAAGATATTAAAAGGATAGCATCGACTTTTGAGAAATATATCCTTAATAATATCGATAAATATAGAGGAAATGCGTCCTCTCTCTGGGATACTTATAGACTTAAACAGCTAAAATTATTGCTTGATGTTGAAACTGGCAAGAATCTTGAAGTAAATGGTAAGATTGGATATATGAATCTCAAAGATTTCAGGTATAGAAATATTCTGCCGAATCCAGAAGAATGTGTGAAATCTTGA
- a CDS encoding 1-(5-phosphoribosyl)-5-[(5-phosphoribosylamino)methylideneamino]imidazole-4-carboxamide isomerase has protein sequence MFKVIPAIDLKNRKCVSLVQGIPGTERVSIDNPLDVALRWIRGGAKIIHLIDLDGAINGLRLNSSIIESIIKFSRIETQAGGGIRSKKDAQGLLSLGVDRIILGTSAIKQPSLVKELADEFGSNRIMVALDSKNGRVTTHGWAEQSAFSAVELGRKFEELGAGSILFTDINTEGLLQGVNPAPTQELVDALEIPVIASGGITTLSDIEIIKGTGAKGIVIGAALYVGNFTLGEALEFDED, from the coding sequence ATGTTCAAAGTAATCCCGGCGATCGATCTAAAAAATAGAAAATGCGTTTCCCTTGTCCAGGGTATTCCAGGTACGGAAAGAGTATCAATTGACAATCCTTTAGATGTCGCTTTGCGCTGGATAAGGGGTGGCGCTAAAATAATCCACCTCATTGACCTTGACGGTGCCATCAACGGACTCCGTTTAAATAGTTCAATAATTGAATCGATAATCAAATTTTCCAGGATTGAAACGCAGGCAGGCGGCGGGATAAGGTCCAAAAAAGATGCGCAGGGTCTCCTTTCATTGGGCGTGGATAGAATAATCCTCGGTACATCTGCAATAAAGCAACCTTCCCTGGTAAAAGAACTCGCAGACGAATTCGGAAGCAACAGGATCATGGTTGCCCTGGATTCAAAAAACGGCAGGGTCACCACACACGGCTGGGCTGAACAATCCGCTTTCTCAGCAGTTGAGCTTGGCAGGAAATTTGAAGAACTCGGAGCAGGAAGCATACTTTTTACAGATATTAATACGGAAGGGTTATTACAGGGAGTAAACCCTGCGCCCACACAGGAACTTGTGGATGCCCTGGAAATCCCGGTAATAGCATCGGGAGGAATAACCACATTATCCGATATCGAAATAATCAAAGGGACAGGGGCAAAAGGCATCGTTATCGGAGCAGCCCTGTATGTAGGGAATTTCACCCTGGGTGAGGCGCTGGAATTTGATGAAGATTAA
- a CDS encoding 30S ribosomal protein S13, with translation MAKKEETKEVKEPKKEVHKKEAPKQEAAPQEAKKEKKQEKKHEGKGEGKEHEKKDRKGAPKEGKKEAPKAKETGPEIKHFVRIANTDLDGKKSVQYGLIGIKGIGRRVAKIITLNSTVDPKATLGYVSDAETERLQSSVDNISSILPAWMVNKQNEIMSGEDKHLIGTDVLLGLNEDLNTMKKMRSYKGLRHERGLRVRGQRTRSTGRRGRTVGVSRATLQAKPKEAEKKEETKGAGK, from the coding sequence ATGGCTAAAAAAGAAGAAACAAAAGAAGTAAAAGAACCCAAGAAAGAAGTTCATAAGAAGGAGGCTCCCAAGCAGGAAGCGGCTCCCCAGGAAGCGAAGAAAGAGAAGAAGCAGGAAAAGAAACACGAGGGGAAAGGGGAAGGAAAGGAACACGAAAAGAAAGATCGTAAAGGCGCCCCGAAAGAAGGAAAGAAAGAAGCTCCTAAAGCCAAAGAAACCGGCCCTGAGATCAAACATTTTGTGCGTATTGCAAATACTGACCTTGATGGTAAAAAAAGCGTCCAGTATGGACTGATAGGAATAAAAGGCATAGGCAGGCGTGTAGCCAAAATTATAACCCTTAATTCAACTGTTGATCCGAAAGCAACACTGGGTTATGTTTCCGATGCGGAAACAGAGAGATTACAATCATCAGTAGATAACATATCATCCATTCTCCCGGCATGGATGGTCAATAAACAAAACGAGATCATGTCAGGTGAAGACAAGCATCTTATCGGGACAGATGTATTATTGGGTCTTAATGAAGATTTGAACACAATGAAAAAAATGCGTTCATATAAAGGATTAAGACATGAGCGCGGCCTGAGAGTACGCGGCCAGCGTACAAGGTCAACAGGCAGAAGAGGAAGAACAGTTGGTGTCTCGCGCGCAACTCTCCAGGCAAAACCTAAAGAAGCTGAAAAGAAAGAGGAGACAAAAGGAGCTGGTAAATAA
- a CDS encoding 30S ribosomal protein S4, translating to MGYPGKNTKSYNTPKHPWQATRIEPEVELVKRYGLRNKREVWKAHSELKKYRELARKLLAESIKGELKGHVKTDGDNILNRLKRYGLLKNDSVFDDILSLDVNNFLERRLQTQVHKQGLANTPKQARQFIVHGHISVAGRKITVPGYLVPADEELSLGYYTGSELSKESHPARPGQVVKNIVQETTKPEETKNVPVREAK from the coding sequence ATGGGCTACCCTGGAAAAAACACAAAATCATATAACACGCCCAAGCATCCCTGGCAGGCAACAAGGATCGAACCGGAGGTTGAACTTGTAAAAAGATATGGCCTCAGGAATAAGAGGGAAGTCTGGAAAGCCCACAGCGAACTTAAGAAATACAGGGAACTCGCCAGGAAATTGCTTGCGGAAAGTATAAAAGGAGAACTTAAAGGGCATGTGAAGACAGATGGAGACAATATTCTCAATCGTTTGAAAAGGTATGGTCTATTAAAGAATGATTCGGTATTTGATGATATCTTATCGCTTGATGTGAATAATTTCCTTGAGAGGAGACTTCAGACCCAGGTGCACAAGCAGGGACTTGCCAATACACCTAAACAGGCAAGGCAATTTATTGTACATGGACACATTTCCGTTGCAGGAAGAAAGATCACCGTACCTGGTTATCTTGTTCCGGCTGACGAAGAATTATCACTGGGTTATTATACAGGTTCTGAATTATCGAAGGAATCCCATCCGGCAAGACCCGGACAGGTAGTAAAGAATATTGTCCAGGAAACAACAAAACCGGAAGAAACAAAAAATGTCCCCGTGAGGGAGGCTAAATAA
- a CDS encoding 30S ribosomal protein S11, with the protein MATEKWAVAHIYSSFNNTLITITDLTGAETIAKTSGGMVTKAAREESSPYTAMQMANQIADKIRDKGIMGIHIKVRAPGGNMQRSPGGGAQAAIRAFARAGIKIGRIEDVTPIPHDGTKPKKGRRV; encoded by the coding sequence ATGGCAACTGAGAAATGGGCTGTAGCTCATATATATTCCTCGTTCAACAATACCCTGATAACAATTACTGATTTAACAGGGGCTGAAACGATAGCAAAAACAAGCGGCGGTATGGTTACAAAGGCTGCAAGGGAAGAGAGTTCCCCTTACACTGCCATGCAGATGGCTAACCAGATTGCTGATAAGATAAGAGACAAAGGAATAATGGGTATTCACATAAAAGTAAGAGCGCCAGGCGGCAACATGCAGAGAAGTCCCGGAGGAGGAGCGCAGGCTGCCATCAGGGCATTTGCACGTGCCGGAATAAAAATCGGCAGGATCGAGGATGTTACCCCGATACCTCATGACGGCACAAAACCTAAGAAGGGCAGGCGTGTGTAA
- a CDS encoding DNA-directed RNA polymerase subunit D, producing MDIDIIELSERKARFVLSDVSASFANALRRSILAEVPVMAIDDVNIYENTSVLFDEQFALRLGLIPLKTDNKSYVLPEECNCKGAGCPLCKLSLTLSAEGPKVVYSGDLVSADPQVEPSDKTIPIVELKDKHKIVVEAIARLGTGRKHSKWQAGVAAGFKNMPVVTIGECDYCGNCVEVCPRSILKMDGDKVKVVNVIECSMCMLCEEKCDMDSIEVTSKPDSFVMTFETTGALTAKEIALEAAGSIKKRAEQLSEIIDAL from the coding sequence ATGGATATTGACATAATCGAATTATCAGAGCGCAAGGCAAGGTTCGTTCTATCCGATGTTTCTGCATCATTTGCAAATGCTTTAAGAAGAAGCATCCTTGCAGAAGTTCCGGTAATGGCTATTGATGATGTTAATATCTATGAGAATACTTCTGTATTGTTTGATGAACAGTTTGCATTAAGATTAGGATTGATCCCGTTAAAAACAGATAACAAATCCTATGTGCTTCCTGAAGAGTGCAACTGCAAAGGCGCAGGTTGCCCTTTATGTAAATTATCATTGACCCTTAGTGCAGAAGGCCCGAAAGTCGTATATTCAGGTGACCTGGTTTCTGCTGATCCGCAGGTAGAGCCATCTGATAAAACCATACCAATTGTGGAACTCAAAGATAAGCACAAAATCGTAGTAGAAGCAATAGCGAGGCTTGGAACAGGCAGGAAACACAGTAAATGGCAGGCCGGAGTCGCGGCAGGATTTAAAAATATGCCCGTTGTGACAATCGGAGAATGCGATTATTGTGGAAACTGCGTTGAAGTCTGTCCGCGCAGTATCCTGAAAATGGACGGTGACAAAGTCAAGGTCGTTAATGTAATTGAATGTTCCATGTGCATGTTATGCGAAGAAAAATGCGACATGGATTCAATTGAAGTAACAAGTAAACCCGACTCCTTTGTTATGACATTTGAAACAACAGGCGCCCTGACCGCTAAAGAAATCGCTCTTGAAGCGGCAGGTAGTATTAAGAAGAGAGCCGAACAATTAAGTGAAATAATTGATGCCCTCTGA
- a CDS encoding NAD-dependent epimerase/dehydratase family protein: MQKIIVTGGAGFIGSHVADKLLTGGNEVTVIDNLSSGKMEFLEHHIPDKNFKLVKLDMLDHEELTHAIKGADFIYHLAANPDVRLGADNTKVHLEQNIIVTYNLLEAMRINRQQNIVFTSTSTVYGEASIIPTPENYGPLVPISLYGASKLACEALITSYCHTFDMRSWIFRFANIVGERGTHGIIIDFINKLRKNPETLEILGDGQQRKSYIHVSDCVDAILFAVENSHDMANIFNIGSNDTINSTEIGELIVKEMGLKDVKFTYTGGKRGWKGDVPKMLLSIEKLQELGWKPAHNSKSSVSAATRSTLGKI, from the coding sequence ATGCAAAAAATAATAGTAACAGGGGGAGCGGGTTTTATCGGAAGCCATGTAGCCGATAAATTACTAACAGGCGGGAATGAAGTCACAGTTATTGATAATCTGAGTTCAGGGAAAATGGAGTTTCTTGAACATCATATTCCTGATAAGAATTTCAAATTAGTTAAACTTGATATGCTTGATCATGAAGAACTAACACATGCCATCAAAGGTGCGGATTTCATTTATCACCTCGCAGCAAATCCCGACGTCAGGCTCGGTGCTGATAACACAAAAGTACATCTGGAGCAGAACATAATCGTTACCTATAACCTGCTTGAAGCGATGAGGATTAACAGGCAGCAAAATATTGTTTTTACATCAACATCCACAGTATATGGCGAGGCGTCAATTATACCCACACCTGAAAATTACGGGCCGCTTGTCCCGATATCATTATACGGCGCCTCAAAACTTGCCTGTGAAGCGCTCATCACCTCATATTGCCATACATTTGATATGAGATCCTGGATATTCCGTTTTGCAAATATCGTGGGTGAGAGGGGAACACACGGGATAATTATAGATTTTATTAATAAGCTAAGGAAAAATCCTGAAACTCTTGAGATACTTGGGGACGGGCAGCAGAGAAAATCTTATATCCATGTTTCTGATTGTGTGGATGCTATTTTATTTGCAGTTGAGAACAGCCATGATATGGCAAATATATTCAACATCGGTTCAAATGATACAATAAATTCAACCGAAATCGGCGAGTTGATCGTTAAAGAAATGGGATTAAAAGATGTCAAATTCACATATACTGGCGGGAAGCGCGGCTGGAAAGGCGATGTGCCAAAAATGCTTCTTTCCATCGAAAAATTGCAGGAGCTGGGCTGGAAACCCGCACACAATTCAAAAAGCAGCGTAAGCGCTGCGACAAGAAGTACTTTAGGAAAAATATAA
- a CDS encoding NMD protein affecting ribosome stability and mRNA decay, whose translation MVTLFCPKCGKDTDVFFENICLECFTGNRTLIECPAVLYSRICRTCGSVFKKGRWSSGEDEEKTVRECVNESLEIDNEADDLKLTITPKSLDYSRYSIHVDSSAKIKDAPIESSLDTEMRISWETCDTCSRISGGYFEGIVQIRADKRLPTSEELKKCTQIAKDVAERSREKGDRLAFISQTLDLEEGIDLYVGSMKLGKQVCRAIIDVFGGKFQEFPKLVGQKNGVDLYRITFALRLPEFVKGDIISVGDKVIEIQNCGKHVSGLDLETGKRFMENFNDLIDVKKLSRRLDAVPAVLVADEGSTIQVMDPETYESVTIKRPEFLSVEPGNEINVVKTAKGIFVVP comes from the coding sequence ATGGTCACTTTATTCTGTCCGAAATGCGGTAAAGATACGGATGTTTTTTTTGAAAACATATGCCTTGAGTGCTTCACGGGAAACAGGACCCTGATAGAGTGTCCCGCAGTCCTTTATTCGCGAATCTGCCGGACTTGCGGCTCGGTGTTCAAGAAAGGTCGGTGGTCATCAGGGGAAGATGAGGAAAAGACGGTCCGTGAATGTGTAAACGAGTCGCTAGAAATTGATAACGAAGCTGATGACCTGAAATTGACAATAACCCCGAAGTCCCTTGATTATTCAAGATACAGCATCCATGTAGATTCCAGCGCTAAAATCAAGGATGCACCGATTGAATCTTCGCTTGATACTGAAATGAGGATCAGCTGGGAGACCTGCGATACGTGCAGCAGGATATCCGGGGGTTATTTTGAGGGGATTGTCCAGATACGTGCGGATAAACGCCTCCCCACGAGTGAAGAACTTAAAAAATGCACGCAGATCGCGAAAGATGTTGCAGAACGCTCACGGGAAAAGGGCGATCGGCTTGCGTTTATTTCACAAACCCTTGATCTTGAAGAGGGTATTGATCTTTATGTGGGCTCAATGAAGCTTGGAAAGCAAGTTTGCAGGGCGATCATTGATGTTTTCGGGGGAAAATTCCAGGAATTTCCCAAGCTTGTGGGACAGAAGAACGGCGTAGACCTTTACCGGATCACGTTTGCTCTTCGGCTCCCTGAATTCGTCAAAGGGGATATTATAAGCGTTGGGGATAAAGTCATTGAAATCCAGAACTGCGGAAAGCATGTAAGCGGTCTCGATCTTGAAACCGGAAAAAGGTTCATGGAAAATTTCAATGACCTGATAGATGTAAAGAAATTAAGCAGGAGACTGGATGCAGTTCCCGCGGTACTGGTCGCGGATGAGGGAAGCACGATACAGGTCATGGACCCTGAAACTTATGAGTCGGTTACCATCAAAAGGCCGGAATTCCTGAGCGTAGAGCCGGGGAATGAGATCAATGTCGTTAAAACGGCGAAGGGGATTTTTGTGGTGCCGTGA